A genomic stretch from Oreochromis niloticus isolate F11D_XX linkage group LG11, O_niloticus_UMD_NMBU, whole genome shotgun sequence includes:
- the adamtsl4 gene encoding thrombospondin type-1 domain-containing protein 4, whose product MESGREGGAPRTYTCAGPEKEYRRCFSQVCRGVALDSRAEHCAAFNTKPFMGRLYNWEPFTEVGADKQCELTCRPAGYRFYVRQSERVRDGTPCFNVSTNDVCVEGQCLTEGCDGVLGSGSVIDKCGVCGGRETSCRKVAGSFHNATVPLGYHKILDIPPGATFINITERRASPNYLAMRSGTGASVVNGRWAVDPPGEYQAGGTTFTYTRPRAQAEGEEAKGESLWAPGPTKTQLQLYIIFHKDNPGIDYEYYIPVEKKEGETEKLMERERETPREAPRERPREREPARAPLRSPLTVSVEDPVPAPLPNSVHSYPSSSSSSSSVFSLPTSNQWTPERSRPRGSAPNRNARIPPRTDLPLDTLPPFVWKRGGLTECSASCGKGTQYRLIVCVSRDTDEEVSESKCDSAAKPVPEEEPCNTHPCPPFWEASSWSECSVSCGPGVQQRQLQCRQSFGDRSTMVHPQRCADLTQPVLTQPCQLRLCSHWEVSSNWSQCSVDCGVGKRTRSVRCVSDQGDVVNEKECSSRARPQGSEECNMGPCVTNWYFTDWSKTCSAQCGPGVQKREVVCLTRGGVREGGEGGDCIGDKPAELKACNGGPCVPVTIWYSSPWTQCNVPCGDGTQRRDIICVQKMGNDFTVVPDAECANLDKPASVQQCKMGACQAQWFTTEWSACSKSCGKGLQMREVRCLTPEKKHSHECDSSKKPVQEQICNTIPCSPQVSDENCRDVRQQCELVVQARLCVYTYYKKVCCASCVQSAQRAKRH is encoded by the exons ATGGAGTCAGGCAGAGAAGGTGGGGCTCCTCGCACGTACACATGCGCAGGGCCGGAGAAGGAGTACCGCAGGTGTTTCTCGCAG GTGTGCCGAGGAGTTGCGCTGGACTCCAGGGCGGAGCATTGTGCTGCCTTTAACACCAAGCCGTTCATGGGTCGACTGTACAACTGGGAACCTTTCACTGAGG TTGGGGCAGACAAGCAGTGCGAGCTGACCTGCAGACCCGCTGGCTATCGTTTCTACGTCCGTCAGTCAGAGCGTGTCAGAGACGGGACCCCCTGCTTCAATGTTAGCACCaatgatgtgtgtgtggaaGGACAATGTCTG ACGGAGGGCTGTGACGGGGTGCTGGGCTCCGGCTCTGTGATTGACAAATGTGGAGTGTGTGGTGGGCGGGAAACATCCTGTCGAAAGGTGGCGGGAAGCTTCCACAATGCCACGGTTCCTCTTGGTTACCACAAGATCCTGGACATCCCACCCGGAGCCACATTCATCAACATCACCGAGAGACGAGCGAGCCCTAACTACCTGG CCATGAGGAGTGGAACAGGGGCTTCCGTGGTGAACGGACGTTGGGCTGTGGACCCCCCAGGGGAGTATCAAGCAGGGGGAACTACCTTCACCTACACCAGGCCTAGAGCACAGGCGGAGGGGGAGGAAGCAAAGGGCGAGTCCCTCTGGGCACCAGGACCCACAAAGACACAGCTACAGCTATAT ATAATCTTCCACAAGGACAACCCAGGCATTGACTATGAGTATTACATTCCGGTTGagaaaaaagagggagagacCGAAAAGCTAATGGAGAGAGAGCGGGAGACGCCCAGAGAGGCACCCAGGGAGAGACCAAGGGAGAGAGAGCCAGCGAGGGCACCCCTTCGCA GTCCTCTCACCGTCTCAGTTGAAGACCCTGTTCCTGCTCCTCTTCCCAATTCAGTCCATTCTTacccttcctcctcctcgtcctcctcctctgtgtttTCGCTCCCAACTTCGAACCAGTGGACACCTGAGCGGTCACGCCCACGAGGATCTGCGCCCAATAGGAATGCTCGGATCCCCCCTCGCACTGACCTGCCACTGGACACCCTGCCGCCATTTGTGTGGAAGAGAGGTGGCCTCACCGAGTGTTCTGCATCCTGTGGCAAAG GTACTCAGTATAGACTCATCGTTTGTGTAAGCCGTGATACAGACGAGGAGGTCTCAGAGAGCAAGTGTGACTCTGCAGCCAAACCTGTTCCTGAGGAGGAGCCTTGTAACACACACCCCTGCCCGCCATT CTGGGAGGCTAGTTCGTGGTCGGAGTGCAGTGTATCCTGCGGCCCGggtgtccagcagaggcagcttCAGTGCAGGCAGAGCTTTGGCGATCGCTCCACCATGGTTCACCCCCAGCGCTGCGCCGACCTCACCCAGCCAGTGCTGACACAGCCCTGCCAGCTCCGCCTCTGCTCCCACTGGGAGGTCAGCTCTAACTGGAGCCAG TGCTCGGTGGACTGCGGAGTAGGGAAGAGAACAAGGAGTGTGCGCTGTGTCAGCGATCAAGGTGACGTGGTGAACGAGAAGGAGTGCAGCTCCAGGGCCCGTCCACAGGGAAGTGAGGAGTGCAACATGGGTCCCTGTGTGACCAACTGGTACTTTACAGACTGGTCCAAGACT TGTTCAGCGCAGTGTGGCCCTGGGGTGCAAAAGAGAGAAGTGGTGTGTCTCACCAGAGGAGGAGTCAGAGAGGGTGGAGAAGGAGGAGACTGTATTGGGGACAAACCAGCAGAGTTGAAGGCATGTAACGGAGGCCCCTGTGTGCCAGTAACTATATGGTACAGCAGCCCCTGGACACAG TGTAACGTCCCATGCGGGGATGGAACTCAGCGACGAGACATCATTTGTGTCCAGAAGATGGGGAACGATTTCACTGTTGTTCCAGACGCTGAGTGCGCTAACCTGGACAAGCCTGCATCAGTCCAGCAATGCAAGATGGGAGCGTGTCAGGCACAGTGGTTCACCACAGAGTGGAGCGCG TGCTCAAAGTCTTGTGGAAAGGGCTTACAGATGAGGGAAGTTCGATGTCTAACACCAGAGAAGAAGCACAGCCATGAATGCGACTCCAGCAAAAAACCAGTCCAGGAACAAATCTGCAACACAATACCCTGCAGCCCACAAGTCTCAG ATGAAAACTGCAGAGACGTACGTCAACAGTGTGAGTTGGTGGTGCAAGCCAGACTCTGCGTCTACACCTACTACAAGAAAGTCTGCTGTGCCTCCTGTGTTCAGAGTGCCCAGCGTGCCAAGAGACACTGA